CGAGGCTCGGCGCCAGCACCGGGTCGCGGAACAGCGCGAGCTTCACCAGAGGCGAAGCCACCTTGCCCTCGGCATAGAGGAACAGGCCGGCGCCGAGAACGGCAGCGGCGAGCAGCGCGACGTTCAGGCCGCCGAAATGGCCGCGCCCGGTGGTCATCGCCAAAGCGTAGGCGGCAAGCGTCAGCGCAAGCAGGATCGTGCCGACCGTATCGAAGCGTGCGCCTTCCCCCCTCGCGCCTCGATCTTCCGTCACCCCGCCCATGGGCAGGAAGCGTTGGGCGGCAAGCATGGCCGCGACGCCAAGCGCCGCGCTGACGAGGAAGATCGCGCGCCAGCCCACCGAGGCGATCAGCACGCCGCCGAGCGACGGCCCGAGCGCCGTGCCGATCGCCGACATGGTGCCGAGCAGGCCCATGGCGCTGCCGGTGCGCTCCTTCGGCACCGTCTCGCCGACAAAGGCAATGGTTAGCGCCATCATCACCGCTGCACCCAGGCCTTGCACGGCGCGGGCGGCGATCAGCAGCGGCAGGGTCGGCGCGAGCGCCGCGGCAAGCGAGGCGGCGCTGAACAGGCCAAGGCCGGAGATCAGCAGCAGCCGGCGGCCGACGAGATCGCCCAGCCGCCCGACGCTGACGATGAGCGCGGTGACGGCAAGCAGATAAGCGAGCACCACCCACTGCACTGCAGGGAAGGAGGCAGCGAAGGCCGTGCTCAGCGTCGGCAGCGCGACATTGGCGACCGAGGTGCTGAGCGAGGACAGGAGCATGGCCAGCGACAGGCTGGCCAGCGCGCCGGTCGTCGAGCGGCTTCTAGGTACGGCGCGCGGATCGGCGATGTCGATCATGGTTCTTCTCCGGCTTGGGTGGGACTTGCCGGGAAGATAGGCGCGCGGCCGATATGGCGGAATGCGCATCATTTGCACTCGAACAGTGCATGCAACGCCATGTCATCGCGCCGCAACCATGCTATGGTCGCGCCATGTCGCGACCCGATCTCAACCTCATCGTCACGCTGGATGTGCTGCTTGCCGAAGGCAGCGTCGCGAAAGCCGCGCGGCGGCTGAGGCTCAGCCCCTCGGCGATGAGCCGGGCGCTCGCCAGACTGCGCGAGGCGACGGGCGATCCGCTTCTGGTGCGCGCCGGGCGCGGCCTGGTGCCGACACCGCGCGCCATCGAGCTCGGCGCAGATGTCGGCCGGCTGGTGAAGGAAGCGGAAGCCGTGCTGCGTCCCGCCGAGAAGCTCGACCTCAAGCGGCTTGCGCGCAGCTTCACGCTGCGCAACAGCGACGGTTTCGTGGAGAATTTCGGCCCGGCGCTGATTGCACGGGTGGCGGAAGAAGCGCCGGGCGTGCAGCTGCGCTTCGTGCCGAAGCCGGACAAGGACAGCGCGCCGATGCGCGAGGGCAGTGTCGATCTGGAGACCGGCGTGGTCGGCGGCTCGACCGGCCCGGAAGTGCGGGCACAGGCGCTATTCCGCGACCGTTTCGTCGGCGTGGCGCGCATGGGCCATCCCTTGAGCGAAGGCAAGATCACCGCCGCCCGTTTCGCCGCCGGCCGCCACATATTGATCTCGAGGCGCGGCCTCGACCGCGGGCCGGTGGACGATGCGCTGGAGCTCGCCGGGCTGACGCGCATGATCGGGACCGTGGTCGGCGGCTTTGCGGAAGCGCTGGCGCTGGCGCGCGGCTCCGACCTCATCGCCACGGTGCCCGAGCGCTATACGGGCAAGCTGCGCGAAGGCCTGTTCACCTTCACGCTGCCGGTGAAGCTCGCCGAACTCACCATCTCGCTCCTGTGGCACCCGCGCCTCGACGCCGACCCCGCGCATCGCTGGCTGCGGGGACTGGTGCGTGAGGTGTGCGGAGGGCAGCGCGGCACCCTATCTCCCTCCTTTGTGGAGGAGATAGCGATTTCACGGCCTTATGTAGCAAAAGCACCAACTTCCGGCACGACCTAAAGAGCGAAACCTTCTGAAGGCCGAATTGAAGCGACGAGGCGTCACCTATGCCCAGATCGCCGAAAAGTTGGCGACTATGGACATTCACGAAACCGAGCGTAATTTGAACAATAAAATAAGCCGGGGGGCTTTAGTGCGGCGTTCTTACTGCAATGCTTAGAGGCTATCGGGGCGTCCTCATTGCGGCTTGCGGAGTAGTTCTGCTTGGTGCGGGATTACCACCACAACACGGTGGGGGTGCAGAACAGGCCAAGCCCGAACAAAACCAGCAAGCCACGACCAACGCGCCGCCTGTAAGTCAGCCGACAGTCCAGCAGGCCGATAAACCCGAAAACCCCAACCCACCCTGCGAGGCCGGGCAAGACAATCGCAATTCCGACCTTTGCGCCCAATGGAAAGCTGCGGACGCCGCTAAAGAGTCGGCCGATTGGACTAGACGGTCCTATTGGCTGATCTTTGCTGGCACCGTCATTGGCTTTCTCACCCTTTGCGCTGCGATCGCTGCTGCCATCTTTGCTCGCCAGGCTGCGGTACACACCAAGACCGGTGCCGAGCATGCCGGTGATGCTGTTGTCCAAGCAAAACTCGCGACCAAGGCGGCAGAAGATGCCGTTATCGCAACTCGCGAAATCGGTCGAGCACAGGTCAGCGCATACCTGACCTGTTCCGGGGGCAGATTCGGAGTTGAAAAGAATTGGTTTCAGTTTGTCCCAATAGTCACAAACAAAGGCCAATCTCCCGCCTTCGACGTCAAAGTGATTGGTCGTCTTGTGGCTATGGTCCCAGATAAAACCGACGGGACAAAGCCAAGGTGGCAACGGAAGGCTGACAGGACCGCCAGCGAACAATCGGAAGGGTTCTGCGGCATTATACCGAGCGGCGGTGAGGAATCGGCTTTTATCGTTTGGCCCATGAAGACGTAGGAACCGAGATGCACGACCTTATCGCCAAAGGTCTTTCCTTCAACATCGATTGCACGCTTCATTGGCGCGATGTGTTTGGCGGCATCAACGTTGTGAACTTTTCCCTCCGCGAAGGCGACGCCAGAGAACTCGCGCCGCTCCTCGAAAAAGAACTTCTCCGCTCGGGACGATTGGTTGCCTTCAACCATGGACAGAGCAGACCAGAATAGCGTCGCCAATGCCGCTCGCGCCCACCTGGCGCGCCGCCTTAGTCACGGCCCCTCCTCCTGTCGTCGGGGTTTGGTGCTTTTGCTACATAAGGCCGTGATTTCAACATCTTAGCGAAGCTAAGTGTTAGAAATCGCAAGGGAGGAGATAGGGCGAGTTGTCGCTTGCGCTCATAGTTATTACCACTTTCGCAAAAACGGTAATAACTGGACACACGCCACATTCGACGGATTGAAGCGACGCGTTCCGGGTCGCGCATTATGGTAATCGTAACCAACCCGTGTTATTACCGTTTCCGCGAAAGCGGTAATAACGTGCAACAGATACCCCATCCCTACCAGACGCTCTATTCCGAGCTCGCGCAACGGTCGCTGGATGCATCCTTCTCCAGCGAGTTCAGCGTCGGCGGTCGCTTTGTCGCTGCCGAAGTCAAGGGGCGGCGTTACTGGTATCTCGACCTGCCGGATGCCAATGGCGGCAAGACACGCACCTATGTCGGCCCCGTCGACGATCCCGAGATCACCAAACGGGTCGAAAACTTCAAGGATCTGAAGGCCGATATAAGGGAACGCCGCAAGCTGGTCTCGACGCTGGTTCGCGAAGCCCACCTGCCGCGGCCGGAGGGCAAGACCGGCGACATCATCCAGGCGCTGGCCGAAGCCGGCTTCTTCCCGCTTCGTGGCGTCCTGGTCGGCACAGTCGCCTATCAATGCTATCCGGCCGTTCTTGGCATTCGCCTGCCCAGCACGTCCATGGTGACGAGCGACGCCGATTTCGCGCAATTTCACTCAATCTCGGTAGCGGTCGACGACAAGATGCCGCCTGTGCTCGATACGTTGAAGAGCGTCGATCCGACGTTCCGCGAGGTTCCGCACCCCGCCGACGGTCGTCTCTCCACGCAATTTTCGTCCCGTTCCGGATACAGGGTCGAGTTCCTCACGCCCAATACCGGTTCGGCCGACTATGAGGGGCACCCTGCTCCTATGCCCGCGCTTGGCGGCGCTTCCGCGCAACCGCTGCGGTTTCTCGACTTCCTGATCTACAATCCGATCCGCGCCGTCCTGCTTCATGGGGCCGGCGTGCCGGTGACCGTGCCTTCGCCGGAACGGTTTGCCACCCACAAGCTCATCGTCGCCAGCCGCCGTCGAACGGACAATGACGGCACGGCCAAAAGCCGCAAGGACAAGGCGCAGGCCGCCGCCATCATGCAAGCCATGATCGAGCAGCGGCAGTCCGAAGACCTCGCCGATGCGTTCATGGAGGCCTATGAGCGCGGCCCCGCGTGGAAGGAAGCCATCCGCAGGAGCTTGTCGGAGGTCGATGAACGCGCTCGCGAAATCATCGAACCGGCGCTGGCGCGCGCCATCGGGAAGCTGGAAAGAGATCCAGCGGAGTTCGGCCTCGAAGGTAAGGCCTGAACATCACGGCCCCGGCTTCACCGACCTGTTCTGGCGCATCCGAAGCTCGTAGTTCAGCCGGTAGCGGCCGCCCTCGAAATTCCAGATCAGGGGGGTCCTGACACCGTCGATCGAAGTCACTCCCATGGAGAGATCGGGGAAGTCGCGGAGGCGGCTGGGGTCGTCGGGGCTGGAATCGTCCTCTTCTATGACCTTCATCCCCGCATGACTGACGAAGGTGAGGTTTCGCTGACCGAAATACGCCTCCCAGTCCTTGTGGTCGGCGGAGTCGTCGCAGTCGAATTCGCGCTCGCCGGAGGCAGGGAAGCGCAGGGACCGACTGTCGATCGAAAGCACGGTGTAGATGTCGTCCGAGCCGAGCTCCGGGTTGGTCTCGTCCTCGCAGATCAGCGCCTTGAGCTCGAGGTTGCGCACGCTGGTTTCCATGAAGGCCCAGACCGGCACGTCGGCTCCGCCCGGCGTGCCCTGACGGATGACGATATAGCCGGTCGAGCCGTCGCCCATGGCGTCGCTCAGCTTGCGCTCGGTGCCTTTTTCCTCGAATGCGGGAGCAGCGCTGCCGTTGGTGTTGGTGAAGTCTTCCAGTTCGGCCTTGTAGTTGCCGGCATCGGGCAGGCCCTCGGCGAACAGCTTGACCGTCTGGTCGGCGCCGCTGTCGGCCTGGCCGACGACGTCGAAGGCGAACCAGGCCTCGTTTTGCGTACCGAACAGGCCGCCGGCTTTGGAAAGCGTCGCGCCTTGTGGCGCCTCGCCCGGCTGCAACAAGCAGGCCTCTTCCTTCGTCGCGCAGGTGTGGCGACGCACGAGCAACGCATAGTCGCCGGTATAGGCGCGGTCCTTGCCGGTGGCGCGGATGTAGAACTCCCTGGGCAGCGCATAGGTGTGGACGTACATGGTGCGCTCGCGGTCGACGATCTTGCTGGTCTTGCCATAGTAGCTCGCGATCGGCGTCGTCATGTTGTCGGGCAGGAAGATGTCGATCTTGACGTCCTCGGTGCTGGGACCGATCGAATAGGTGCCGGCGTCGCTCCTCACGACATGGAACCACTGCATCGAGCCCGGATAGCGGATCTGGGTCACGTCCTGGCCGTCCTGCCAATCGATGACCTCCTCCTCGCGCGGCTTGCCGCCGACGCCGACCTTGGTCATGTTGACCTTGTAGGCGATGCCCGGATGGCAGAAGAAATTGCCGAGGTTGAGATCCGCGGCGACCAGGTTGTGGTCGCTTTCGAGGTCGACGAAATCGACCGGAATGGTGACGTGCTGGACGCAGATCGGCCCCTCGATGCCGCCGCTTCGGTAAGGCTGGGGCGAAGCCAGGATATAGTCGTAGCGCTCGCCGTCGATGTAGTTGGAGATGCCGGGATCGGCCGGATTGGTCACGGCCCACGAGTCGTAATAGCCGTCGGTCCAGTAGGTACCCGACGTGGCGAAGCGCCCGGTCCATTCGGTCGGGGTTCCGTGGAAGATCGGGATGTTGAGGTCGCCCATGACGAGCACGCGCTCGCGCCTGCGCTGCGCGTCCGACAGCGGCGACAACGTCGTCTCGATCAGCTTCTCGATCTGCGCGAACTGCGCCTCGCGGGCGTCGGCATGGCGCTCGGGCGGGGTCTTGTCGAAATAGTCGGCCTGCATGTGGGTGAAGACCACGGTGTATTTGCTCTGCGACGGCTTGTGCAGCAACCGCACGATCGCCGCGCCCTTGGCCGACAGGCAGTCGACGCCGCCGCAATGTTCGTACAGCGTGAAGCCGACCTCGCCAGTCGCATCGAGCGTCTCGCCGTCGCCGCTGCCCCATTTGAAGCTGTCGTCCGGCAGCGGCAGGAAGTCGAAATCCTTCTTGGCGAACAACATCAGTCCGCTGTCCTCGCCGTCGATCTTCTCGATCGGCTGGCCATAGATGGCGACCGCCGCGGCGGGGTCGAGGCTGGTAATGGCGTCGCGGATCGCCTGCGGCCGCAGCTTGACCAGAGGCGCGTCGATCTTGCCGACATAGTTCGGATAGTCATGCGAGAGCTTGCCGATGAGGATCTGCTTGGCGTCCTCGTCCCAGGCCTCGTTGATGGCGATGATGTCGAAGCGGGAGGTGTCCGCCAGGATGGTGTCGGCGAGGTGCTTGGCCTGCTTCTCGGTCTCGCCGGGGATCTGCAGCAGGCAATCGGCGAATTGCGCATTGGCGCATTTGAAGATCGGCGACAGCAGATAGGCGTTGAAGGTCGCCACCCTGACTGTCTCGACCTCCTGCGCGCTGGCGCCGCCCATGAGACCGGCAATCAGCGTCGCGAGAAAAACGAGCAGCCCCAGCCCCAGCCTGTCCAGCCAGGACTTGCGCCTGGCAAGCATTTCGAGCAGCTGATCGCCCATCTCACCCTCCCCACTCGATGACGCATTTCTAGCATGCCTGCATGAGGGGATCATGAAGCGGTTCACACAGGATGGCGTCTCCCTCGTCGAGGGCGAGATTCGGCGCCGATGTTGCGCCGATGTTGCGTTGCAGAAATGCCCCCAAAAAAAGTCAGGGGCAAAAGGGGAACCCCGAACCGCCTCGACTGGTGAAAAACAAGCCTATTCAACTGCATAGGGGCAAACGGCAGCGTCGCCTTCC
The window above is part of the Mesorhizobium sp. WSM4904 genome. Proteins encoded here:
- a CDS encoding MFS transporter, encoding MIDIADPRAVPRSRSTTGALASLSLAMLLSSLSTSVANVALPTLSTAFAASFPAVQWVVLAYLLAVTALIVSVGRLGDLVGRRLLLISGLGLFSAASLAAALAPTLPLLIAARAVQGLGAAVMMALTIAFVGETVPKERTGSAMGLLGTMSAIGTALGPSLGGVLIASVGWRAIFLVSAALGVAAMLAAQRFLPMGGVTEDRGARGEGARFDTVGTILLALTLAAYALAMTTGRGHFGGLNVALLAAAVLGAGLFLYAEGKVASPLVKLALFRDPVLAPSLAMNVLVSTVMMATLVVGPFFLSRGLGLSEALTGAVLSIGPVVSALCGVVAGRVVDRLGASAMVVAGLALMAAGCVALAVLPGLFGVAGYAAAIVVLTPGYQLFQAANNTAVMADVDGNERGVVSGMLSLSRNLGLVTGTAAMGALFAFAVGTRDMAVAAPEAVAGGMRVTFTVAAGLVVVAVVIAVAGARNLPPRGGDGRQARGGRLT
- a CDS encoding LysR family transcriptional regulator, with the translated sequence MSRPDLNLIVTLDVLLAEGSVAKAARRLRLSPSAMSRALARLREATGDPLLVRAGRGLVPTPRAIELGADVGRLVKEAEAVLRPAEKLDLKRLARSFTLRNSDGFVENFGPALIARVAEEAPGVQLRFVPKPDKDSAPMREGSVDLETGVVGGSTGPEVRAQALFRDRFVGVARMGHPLSEGKITAARFAAGRHILISRRGLDRGPVDDALELAGLTRMIGTVVGGFAEALALARGSDLIATVPERYTGKLREGLFTFTLPVKLAELTISLLWHPRLDADPAHRWLRGLVREVCGGQRGTLSPSFVEEIAISRPYVAKAPTSGTT
- a CDS encoding DUF6471 domain-containing protein; translation: MKRRGVTYAQIAEKLATMDIHETERNLNNKISRGALVRRSYCNA
- a CDS encoding GSU2403 family nucleotidyltransferase fold protein, with protein sequence MQQIPHPYQTLYSELAQRSLDASFSSEFSVGGRFVAAEVKGRRYWYLDLPDANGGKTRTYVGPVDDPEITKRVENFKDLKADIRERRKLVSTLVREAHLPRPEGKTGDIIQALAEAGFFPLRGVLVGTVAYQCYPAVLGIRLPSTSMVTSDADFAQFHSISVAVDDKMPPVLDTLKSVDPTFREVPHPADGRLSTQFSSRSGYRVEFLTPNTGSADYEGHPAPMPALGGASAQPLRFLDFLIYNPIRAVLLHGAGVPVTVPSPERFATHKLIVASRRRTDNDGTAKSRKDKAQAAAIMQAMIEQRQSEDLADAFMEAYERGPAWKEAIRRSLSEVDERAREIIEPALARAIGKLERDPAEFGLEGKA
- a CDS encoding endonuclease/exonuclease/phosphatase family protein, giving the protein MGDQLLEMLARRKSWLDRLGLGLLVFLATLIAGLMGGASAQEVETVRVATFNAYLLSPIFKCANAQFADCLLQIPGETEKQAKHLADTILADTSRFDIIAINEAWDEDAKQILIGKLSHDYPNYVGKIDAPLVKLRPQAIRDAITSLDPAAAVAIYGQPIEKIDGEDSGLMLFAKKDFDFLPLPDDSFKWGSGDGETLDATGEVGFTLYEHCGGVDCLSAKGAAIVRLLHKPSQSKYTVVFTHMQADYFDKTPPERHADAREAQFAQIEKLIETTLSPLSDAQRRRERVLVMGDLNIPIFHGTPTEWTGRFATSGTYWTDGYYDSWAVTNPADPGISNYIDGERYDYILASPQPYRSGGIEGPICVQHVTIPVDFVDLESDHNLVAADLNLGNFFCHPGIAYKVNMTKVGVGGKPREEEVIDWQDGQDVTQIRYPGSMQWFHVVRSDAGTYSIGPSTEDVKIDIFLPDNMTTPIASYYGKTSKIVDRERTMYVHTYALPREFYIRATGKDRAYTGDYALLVRRHTCATKEEACLLQPGEAPQGATLSKAGGLFGTQNEAWFAFDVVGQADSGADQTVKLFAEGLPDAGNYKAELEDFTNTNGSAAPAFEEKGTERKLSDAMGDGSTGYIVIRQGTPGGADVPVWAFMETSVRNLELKALICEDETNPELGSDDIYTVLSIDSRSLRFPASGEREFDCDDSADHKDWEAYFGQRNLTFVSHAGMKVIEEDDSSPDDPSRLRDFPDLSMGVTSIDGVRTPLIWNFEGGRYRLNYELRMRQNRSVKPGP